In Streptomyces sp. TS71-3, the following proteins share a genomic window:
- a CDS encoding glycine betaine ABC transporter substrate-binding protein has product MSRPRAAGALLLALGCVATLSGCGAESPGGRPTVVIGAKEFTEEWVIGELYKQGLQNAGYKVELKSNIGSTNIIDGALTSGQIDLYPEYTGVILQVLAQQTKIPGSAGETFSKAKAFQEKRGLTMLPPTPFQNRDAVGVKPAFARKYGLRTIADLRRAPHVVFGEYPDNLAGALGYHQLVKAYGLRNTEVKTLNIGLQYPALDHGQVDAADVFTTDPQLAHGGYTLLADTKSFYGYQNLAPVLRKGVLEQQGPGFAKVLNRIDALLTDKAVREMNRAVDTVRLAPSEVATDFLRANGMT; this is encoded by the coding sequence GTGAGCCGGCCCCGAGCCGCGGGAGCGCTGCTGCTGGCGCTCGGATGCGTCGCCACGCTGAGCGGCTGCGGAGCCGAGTCTCCCGGCGGGCGGCCCACGGTGGTGATCGGCGCGAAGGAGTTCACCGAGGAGTGGGTCATCGGCGAGCTGTACAAGCAGGGGCTCCAGAACGCCGGTTACAAGGTCGAGCTCAAGTCGAACATCGGCAGCACCAACATCATCGACGGTGCGCTCACCTCCGGGCAGATCGACCTCTACCCCGAGTACACGGGCGTGATCCTCCAGGTGCTGGCCCAGCAGACGAAGATCCCCGGCAGCGCCGGTGAGACCTTCAGCAAGGCGAAGGCGTTCCAGGAGAAGCGGGGCCTGACGATGCTGCCGCCGACGCCGTTCCAGAACCGCGACGCCGTGGGCGTGAAGCCCGCCTTCGCCAGGAAGTACGGCCTGAGGACGATCGCGGATCTGCGCAGGGCCCCGCACGTCGTGTTCGGCGAGTACCCCGACAACCTCGCCGGGGCGCTGGGCTACCACCAGCTCGTCAAGGCGTACGGCCTGCGCAACACCGAGGTGAAGACCCTCAACATCGGCCTCCAGTACCCCGCCCTGGACCACGGCCAGGTCGACGCCGCCGACGTCTTCACCACCGACCCCCAGCTCGCCCACGGCGGCTACACGCTGCTGGCGGACACCAAGAGCTTCTACGGCTACCAGAACCTCGCCCCGGTGCTGCGCAAGGGCGTGCTGGAGCAGCAGGGCCCCGGTTTCGCGAAGGTGCTGAACCGGATCGACGCCCTGCTCACCGACAAGGCCGTACGCGAGATGAACCGCGCCGTCGACACCGTGCGCCTGGCGCCCTCCGAGGTCGCCACGGACTTCCTGCGGGCGAACGGGATGACGTGA